In Juglans regia cultivar Chandler chromosome 5, Walnut 2.0, whole genome shotgun sequence, the following are encoded in one genomic region:
- the LOC109009863 gene encoding ACT domain-containing protein ACR12-like isoform X1 translates to MALANTAFFVSSSGLRRSRVSDLDFAPQLSPYESLTFFPVRYRSTQPGHAFSRKKNILHASTDGLNAVDSTSLQMQKSDQDADYIPMPIVLIDQDSDSDATIVQLSFGDRLGALIDTMNALKDLGLDVSKGTVSTEGSVKQTNFFITLFFEHLQIEFGCARDTGRKVEDPDMLERIRLTIINNLLKYHPESSVQLAMGEAFGIKAPEKKLDVDIATHIQVKEDGPKRSLLCIETADRPGLLVEIIKIIADINIEVESAEIDTEGLVAKDKFHVSYRGAALNCSLSQVLVNCLRYYLRRPETDIDSY, encoded by the exons ATGGCTCTCGCAAACACCGCCTTCTTCGTCTCTTCCTCTGGCCTCCGTCGATCTAGGGTATCTGATCTCGATTTCGCTCCACAACTCTCTCCCTACGAGTCACTCACCTTTTTCCCAGTTCGCTACAGGAGCACTCAACCTGGACATGCTTTCTCGAGAAAGAA GAACATTTTGCATGCATCTACCGATGGTTTGAATGCAGTTGATTCAACCTCATTG CAAATGCAGAAGTCTGATCAAGATGCTGATTATATCCCTATGCCAATAGTTCTGATAGATCAAGATTCAGATTCTGATGCAACAATTGTACAGCTCAGCTTTGGAGATCGCCTAGGAGCTCTCATTGACACG ATGAATGCATTGAAAGATTTGGGACTAGATGTGTCGAAGGGAACTGTTTCCACTGAGGGATCAgtcaaacaaacaaattttttCATCACACTATT TtttgagcatttacagattgaATTTGGTTGTGCTAGAGACACTGGCCGCAAAGTCGAAGATCCTGATATGTTAGAGAGAATCCGACTGACCATTATTAACAATCTTTTGAAGTATCATCCA GAATCTAGCGTGCAACTTGCAATGGGTGAGGCTTTTGGAATAAAAGCTCCAGAGAAGAAG CTTGATGTTGATATTGCAACTCATATACAAGTGAAGGAAGATGGACCCAAGAGGAG CTTACTCTGTATAGAAACAGCAGATAGACCGGGATTACTGGTAgaaatcatcaaaattattgCTGATATTAACATTGAGGTGGAGTCAGCAGAAATTGATACAGAA GGACTGGTAGCCAAAGATAAGTTTCATGTCAGCTACAGAGGGGCAGCGTTAAACTGTTCCTTGTCTCAA GTGTTGGTGAATTGTCTACGTTATTATCTCCGAAGGCCAGAAACAGATATAGATAGCTATTAA
- the LOC118348483 gene encoding uncharacterized protein LOC118348483 isoform X1 produces the protein MHAIYKREGSFEDAVLELYAWIASGKEDGKYRNCGDSHSLLLPLYQYYNFLTSSEIFPFFRGNSTSNSSHPWFSGTVLSELWKCVVYKCPSKSKALYHILKRGYVSSSVGDSGTAIARGSRIEGAHGQEAAMVGGSTGNGETGNNGGSRSPSGQGGAALIPVYVAGAANNQHQKHHHGSGNRNRNSIGLSTLVVATLASLLADLYH, from the exons atgcatgcaatcTACAAAAGAGAGGGGAGTTTTGAAGATGCAGTTTTGGAGCTCTATGCATGGATTGCTAGTGGGAAGGAAGATGGGAAGTATAGAAACTGTGGCGATTCTCATAGTCTTCTCCTACCTTtgtatcaatattacaacttcCTCACCTCTTCAGAAATCTTTCCCTTCTTCAG AGGTAATTCAACCAGCAATTCTTCACATCCTTGGTTCTCAGGGACAGTACTTTCAGAACT TTGGAAATGTGTGGTGTACAAGTGCCCTTCAAAATCTAAGGCACTTTACCATATTTTGAAGA GGGGGTATGTCAGCAGCTCTGTTGGTGACAGTGGTACAGCTATAGCACGTGGTAGCAGGATTGAAGGTGCACATGGTCAAGAAGCTGCTATGGTTGGTGGTTCCACTGGCAATGGTGAGACTGGAAACAATGGGGGGTCCAGATCACCTTCTGGACAAGGAGGCGCAGCTTTAATCCCGGTATATGTAGCCGGTGCCGCAAATAACCAACATCAGAAACATCACCATGGGTCTGGCAACCGCAACCGGAACTCCATTGGACTGTCAACCTTGGTTGTAGCCACCTTGGCCTCTCTCCTCGCAGATTTATATCACTGA
- the LOC109009863 gene encoding ACT domain-containing protein ACR12-like isoform X2 has translation MALANTAFFVSSSGLRRSRVSDLDFAPQLSPYESLTFFPVRYRSTQPGHAFSRKKNILHASTDGLNAVDSTSLKSDQDADYIPMPIVLIDQDSDSDATIVQLSFGDRLGALIDTMNALKDLGLDVSKGTVSTEGSVKQTNFFITLFFEHLQIEFGCARDTGRKVEDPDMLERIRLTIINNLLKYHPESSVQLAMGEAFGIKAPEKKLDVDIATHIQVKEDGPKRSLLCIETADRPGLLVEIIKIIADINIEVESAEIDTEGLVAKDKFHVSYRGAALNCSLSQVLVNCLRYYLRRPETDIDSY, from the exons ATGGCTCTCGCAAACACCGCCTTCTTCGTCTCTTCCTCTGGCCTCCGTCGATCTAGGGTATCTGATCTCGATTTCGCTCCACAACTCTCTCCCTACGAGTCACTCACCTTTTTCCCAGTTCGCTACAGGAGCACTCAACCTGGACATGCTTTCTCGAGAAAGAA GAACATTTTGCATGCATCTACCGATGGTTTGAATGCAGTTGATTCAACCTCATTG AAGTCTGATCAAGATGCTGATTATATCCCTATGCCAATAGTTCTGATAGATCAAGATTCAGATTCTGATGCAACAATTGTACAGCTCAGCTTTGGAGATCGCCTAGGAGCTCTCATTGACACG ATGAATGCATTGAAAGATTTGGGACTAGATGTGTCGAAGGGAACTGTTTCCACTGAGGGATCAgtcaaacaaacaaattttttCATCACACTATT TtttgagcatttacagattgaATTTGGTTGTGCTAGAGACACTGGCCGCAAAGTCGAAGATCCTGATATGTTAGAGAGAATCCGACTGACCATTATTAACAATCTTTTGAAGTATCATCCA GAATCTAGCGTGCAACTTGCAATGGGTGAGGCTTTTGGAATAAAAGCTCCAGAGAAGAAG CTTGATGTTGATATTGCAACTCATATACAAGTGAAGGAAGATGGACCCAAGAGGAG CTTACTCTGTATAGAAACAGCAGATAGACCGGGATTACTGGTAgaaatcatcaaaattattgCTGATATTAACATTGAGGTGGAGTCAGCAGAAATTGATACAGAA GGACTGGTAGCCAAAGATAAGTTTCATGTCAGCTACAGAGGGGCAGCGTTAAACTGTTCCTTGTCTCAA GTGTTGGTGAATTGTCTACGTTATTATCTCCGAAGGCCAGAAACAGATATAGATAGCTATTAA
- the LOC109009863 gene encoding ACT domain-containing protein ACR12-like isoform X4 → MALANTAFFVSSSGLRRSRVSDLDFAPQLSPYESLTFFPVRYRSTQPGHAFSRKKNILHASTDGLNAVDSTSLKSDQDADYIPMPIVLIDQDSDSDATIVQLSFGDRLGALIDTMNALKDLGLDVSKGTVSTEGSVKQTNFFITLLDTGRKVEDPDMLERIRLTIINNLLKYHPESSVQLAMGEAFGIKAPEKKLDVDIATHIQVKEDGPKRSLLCIETADRPGLLVEIIKIIADINIEVESAEIDTEGLVAKDKFHVSYRGAALNCSLSQVLVNCLRYYLRRPETDIDSY, encoded by the exons ATGGCTCTCGCAAACACCGCCTTCTTCGTCTCTTCCTCTGGCCTCCGTCGATCTAGGGTATCTGATCTCGATTTCGCTCCACAACTCTCTCCCTACGAGTCACTCACCTTTTTCCCAGTTCGCTACAGGAGCACTCAACCTGGACATGCTTTCTCGAGAAAGAA GAACATTTTGCATGCATCTACCGATGGTTTGAATGCAGTTGATTCAACCTCATTG AAGTCTGATCAAGATGCTGATTATATCCCTATGCCAATAGTTCTGATAGATCAAGATTCAGATTCTGATGCAACAATTGTACAGCTCAGCTTTGGAGATCGCCTAGGAGCTCTCATTGACACG ATGAATGCATTGAAAGATTTGGGACTAGATGTGTCGAAGGGAACTGTTTCCACTGAGGGATCAgtcaaacaaacaaattttttCATCACACTATT AGACACTGGCCGCAAAGTCGAAGATCCTGATATGTTAGAGAGAATCCGACTGACCATTATTAACAATCTTTTGAAGTATCATCCA GAATCTAGCGTGCAACTTGCAATGGGTGAGGCTTTTGGAATAAAAGCTCCAGAGAAGAAG CTTGATGTTGATATTGCAACTCATATACAAGTGAAGGAAGATGGACCCAAGAGGAG CTTACTCTGTATAGAAACAGCAGATAGACCGGGATTACTGGTAgaaatcatcaaaattattgCTGATATTAACATTGAGGTGGAGTCAGCAGAAATTGATACAGAA GGACTGGTAGCCAAAGATAAGTTTCATGTCAGCTACAGAGGGGCAGCGTTAAACTGTTCCTTGTCTCAA GTGTTGGTGAATTGTCTACGTTATTATCTCCGAAGGCCAGAAACAGATATAGATAGCTATTAA
- the LOC118348483 gene encoding uncharacterized protein LOC118348483 isoform X2, with product MQSTKERGVLKMQFWSSMHGLLVGRKMGSIETVAILIVFSYLCINITTSSPLQKSFPSSEVIQPAILHILGSQGQYFQNWGYVSSSVGDSGTAIARGSRIEGAHGQEAAMVGGSTGNGETGNNGGSRSPSGQGGAALIPVYVAGAANNQHQKHHHGSGNRNRNSIGLSTLVVATLASLLADLYH from the exons atgcaatcTACAAAAGAGAGGGGAGTTTTGAAGATGCAGTTTTGGAGCTCTATGCATGGATTGCTAGTGGGAAGGAAGATGGGAAGTATAGAAACTGTGGCGATTCTCATAGTCTTCTCCTACCTTtgtatcaatattacaacttcCTCACCTCTTCAGAAATCTTTCCCTTCTTCAG AGGTAATTCAACCAGCAATTCTTCACATCCTTGGTTCTCAGGGACAGTACTTTCAGAACT GGGGGTATGTCAGCAGCTCTGTTGGTGACAGTGGTACAGCTATAGCACGTGGTAGCAGGATTGAAGGTGCACATGGTCAAGAAGCTGCTATGGTTGGTGGTTCCACTGGCAATGGTGAGACTGGAAACAATGGGGGGTCCAGATCACCTTCTGGACAAGGAGGCGCAGCTTTAATCCCGGTATATGTAGCCGGTGCCGCAAATAACCAACATCAGAAACATCACCATGGGTCTGGCAACCGCAACCGGAACTCCATTGGACTGTCAACCTTGGTTGTAGCCACCTTGGCCTCTCTCCTCGCAGATTTATATCACTGA
- the LOC109009863 gene encoding ACT domain-containing protein ACR12-like isoform X3: protein MALANTAFFVSSSGLRRSRVSDLDFAPQLSPYESLTFFPVRYRSTQPGHAFSRKKNILHASTDGLNAVDSTSLQMQKSDQDADYIPMPIVLIDQDSDSDATIVQLSFGDRLGALIDTMNALKDLGLDVSKGTVSTEGSVKQTNFFITLLDTGRKVEDPDMLERIRLTIINNLLKYHPESSVQLAMGEAFGIKAPEKKLDVDIATHIQVKEDGPKRSLLCIETADRPGLLVEIIKIIADINIEVESAEIDTEGLVAKDKFHVSYRGAALNCSLSQVLVNCLRYYLRRPETDIDSY from the exons ATGGCTCTCGCAAACACCGCCTTCTTCGTCTCTTCCTCTGGCCTCCGTCGATCTAGGGTATCTGATCTCGATTTCGCTCCACAACTCTCTCCCTACGAGTCACTCACCTTTTTCCCAGTTCGCTACAGGAGCACTCAACCTGGACATGCTTTCTCGAGAAAGAA GAACATTTTGCATGCATCTACCGATGGTTTGAATGCAGTTGATTCAACCTCATTG CAAATGCAGAAGTCTGATCAAGATGCTGATTATATCCCTATGCCAATAGTTCTGATAGATCAAGATTCAGATTCTGATGCAACAATTGTACAGCTCAGCTTTGGAGATCGCCTAGGAGCTCTCATTGACACG ATGAATGCATTGAAAGATTTGGGACTAGATGTGTCGAAGGGAACTGTTTCCACTGAGGGATCAgtcaaacaaacaaattttttCATCACACTATT AGACACTGGCCGCAAAGTCGAAGATCCTGATATGTTAGAGAGAATCCGACTGACCATTATTAACAATCTTTTGAAGTATCATCCA GAATCTAGCGTGCAACTTGCAATGGGTGAGGCTTTTGGAATAAAAGCTCCAGAGAAGAAG CTTGATGTTGATATTGCAACTCATATACAAGTGAAGGAAGATGGACCCAAGAGGAG CTTACTCTGTATAGAAACAGCAGATAGACCGGGATTACTGGTAgaaatcatcaaaattattgCTGATATTAACATTGAGGTGGAGTCAGCAGAAATTGATACAGAA GGACTGGTAGCCAAAGATAAGTTTCATGTCAGCTACAGAGGGGCAGCGTTAAACTGTTCCTTGTCTCAA GTGTTGGTGAATTGTCTACGTTATTATCTCCGAAGGCCAGAAACAGATATAGATAGCTATTAA